Proteins from a genomic interval of Brachybacterium vulturis:
- a CDS encoding MerR family transcriptional regulator, whose translation MNATPGDDRTEQTTVPAEPAQGVLFDDVVDTPGELGYRGPAACKAAGITYRQLDYWARTGLVEPGVRAAHGSGSQRLYGFRDILVLKVVKRLLDTGVSLQQIRVAVSALRERGIDDLAGITLMSDGASVYECTSAEDVFDLVQGGQGVFGIAVGRVWREVENDLLSLPGVNPADDAALALQDELAARRRSRQAG comes from the coding sequence GTGAACGCCACGCCAGGCGATGATCGCACTGAACAGACCACTGTCCCCGCCGAGCCCGCCCAGGGCGTGCTCTTCGACGACGTGGTGGACACCCCCGGGGAGCTCGGCTACCGAGGACCGGCCGCCTGCAAGGCCGCCGGGATCACCTACCGCCAGCTGGACTACTGGGCCCGCACCGGCCTGGTCGAGCCCGGGGTCCGGGCCGCCCACGGCTCCGGCAGCCAGCGCCTCTACGGCTTCCGCGACATCCTGGTGCTGAAGGTCGTCAAGCGCCTGCTCGACACCGGGGTCTCCCTCCAGCAGATCCGTGTGGCCGTCAGCGCCCTGCGCGAGCGCGGCATCGACGACCTCGCCGGCATCACCCTGATGAGCGACGGCGCCTCGGTGTACGAGTGCACCTCCGCCGAGGACGTCTTCGACCTGGTCCAGGGGGGCCAGGGCGTGTTCGGCATCGCTGTGGGACGGGTCTGGCGCGAGGTCGAGAACGACCTGCTGAGCCTGCCGGGCGTCAATCCGGCCGATGACGCCGCCCTCGCCCTGCAGGACGAGCTGGCGGCCCGCCGTCGCTCCCGCCAGGCGGGCTGA
- a CDS encoding MerR family transcriptional regulator — MPASASRRPSSSAASRLSIGQVLEILRDEFPELAHSKLHYLESEGLITPERTPAGYRKYCREDVDRLRFVLRAQRDRFWPLKVIKEHLLEHGVDSEVTSIASRPGPTSTLQAVRLDRRGLAREAGVEEEFLVELEQFGMLAEGPLFYGATELEIVTSARDLADEGLHPRHLVMLRTAAEREAHMIRSVARPRSRSGDSAARGEAEDFARDLGESMITLHGAVLRTKLREG, encoded by the coding sequence ATGCCGGCCTCTGCCTCGCGCAGGCCGAGCTCGTCCGCGGCCTCCCGGCTCAGCATCGGTCAGGTGCTCGAGATCCTGCGCGACGAGTTCCCGGAGCTCGCGCACTCCAAGCTGCACTACCTCGAGTCCGAGGGGCTCATCACGCCCGAGCGCACTCCGGCCGGCTATCGCAAGTACTGCCGGGAGGACGTGGATCGGCTCCGGTTCGTGCTCCGCGCCCAGCGTGACCGCTTCTGGCCGCTGAAGGTGATCAAGGAGCATCTGCTCGAGCACGGCGTCGACTCCGAGGTCACCTCGATCGCCTCCCGCCCCGGCCCCACCTCGACCCTGCAGGCGGTCCGTCTGGACCGGCGCGGCCTGGCCCGCGAGGCCGGTGTCGAGGAGGAGTTCCTCGTCGAGCTGGAGCAGTTCGGGATGCTGGCCGAGGGGCCGCTCTTCTACGGCGCCACCGAGCTGGAGATCGTCACCTCCGCACGGGATCTCGCCGACGAAGGGCTGCACCCCCGGCACCTGGTGATGCTCCGCACCGCTGCCGAGCGGGAAGCGCACATGATCCGTTCCGTGGCGCGCCCGCGCTCGCGCTCGGGCGATTCCGCGGCGCGCGGTGAGGCCGAGGATTTCGCCCGTGACCTGGGCGAATCGATGATCACCCTGCACGGTGCAGTGCTGAGGACCAAGCTCCGGGAGGGCTGA
- a CDS encoding FHA domain-containing protein — translation MSGNTEWNDENLDHTSKLSAISPNDPVDDAEPGLSSQDRRAIDNLPPRSALLIVRKGPNLGARFLLDSETTVAGRHPKSEIFLDDVTVSRKHAAFMRDGDGFLVRDLGSLNGTYVGKDRVDEARLQSGQDVQIGKYRLTYYGFDGTD, via the coding sequence GTGTCAGGGAACACCGAGTGGAACGACGAGAATCTCGACCACACGTCGAAGTTGAGCGCGATCTCGCCCAACGACCCCGTGGACGATGCCGAGCCCGGTCTCTCGTCCCAGGATCGACGGGCGATCGACAACCTGCCTCCGCGCAGTGCGCTGCTCATCGTGCGGAAGGGCCCGAATCTCGGTGCCCGGTTCCTGCTGGACTCCGAGACCACCGTCGCGGGGCGTCACCCCAAGAGCGAGATCTTCCTCGACGACGTGACGGTCTCGCGCAAGCACGCCGCCTTCATGCGTGACGGGGACGGCTTCCTGGTGCGGGACCTGGGATCGCTCAACGGCACCTATGTCGGCAAGGACCGGGTGGACGAGGCCCGGCTGCAGTCCGGGCAGGATGTGCAGATCGGGAAGTACCGGTTGACCTACTACGGCTTCGACGGGACGGACTGA
- a CDS encoding DUF881 domain-containing protein, with amino-acid sequence MSDGTRTASSTRQQRLVWQRLGDTLRPQASLAQAIVGLLCLLLGLSIAAQVRESEDSLEGASQQELVRLLDESGRHTSDLEVENAELERTLETLRSGQEDDVAAQNAAEDRLADLEILAGTVPAHGRGIVLSIADPEQGVRASTLLGVVQELRNAGAEVIQIGDVRVVASTAITTGADGRLRVDGTVIDAPYVVRAIGDPSVMEPALQIPGGAADSVAGDGGSLAANADDDVRIEATVELSAPEHSRVVK; translated from the coding sequence ATGAGCGACGGCACCCGCACGGCCTCGTCCACGCGCCAGCAGAGGCTGGTCTGGCAGCGCCTGGGCGACACCCTGCGCCCGCAGGCCTCCCTCGCCCAGGCGATCGTGGGGCTGCTGTGCCTGCTGCTGGGCCTGTCGATCGCCGCTCAGGTGCGCGAGAGCGAAGACTCCCTCGAGGGCGCCAGTCAGCAGGAGCTGGTGCGGCTGCTGGACGAGTCCGGTCGGCACACCTCCGATCTCGAGGTCGAGAACGCTGAGCTGGAGCGCACGCTGGAGACGCTGCGCTCCGGCCAGGAGGACGATGTCGCCGCCCAGAACGCCGCCGAGGATCGTCTGGCGGACCTCGAGATCCTCGCCGGGACCGTGCCGGCCCATGGCCGCGGGATCGTCCTGTCGATCGCCGACCCGGAGCAGGGCGTACGCGCCTCGACCCTGCTGGGCGTGGTCCAGGAGCTGCGCAATGCCGGGGCGGAGGTCATCCAGATCGGCGACGTGCGGGTGGTCGCCTCGACCGCCATCACCACCGGCGCCGACGGGCGACTGCGAGTGGACGGGACCGTGATCGACGCCCCCTATGTGGTGCGGGCGATCGGCGACCCCTCGGTGATGGAGCCCGCGCTGCAGATCCCCGGAGGTGCCGCGGACTCGGTCGCCGGGGACGGCGGGAGCCTCGCCGCGAACGCGGACGACGACGTGCGGATCGAGGCCACGGTGGAGCTCAGCGCGCCGGAGCATTCACGAGTGGTCAAATGA
- a CDS encoding small basic family protein: MIAIIGLVLGIVLGVVVQPDVPVLLQPYLPIAVVAALDTLAGGLRASLDGAFDSHVFITSFLFNVLIAAFLVFLGDQLGVGSQLSTAVIVVLGIRIFSNAAAIRRLLFRS, translated from the coding sequence GTGATCGCCATCATCGGACTGGTGCTGGGCATCGTGCTGGGCGTGGTCGTCCAGCCGGATGTGCCCGTCCTGCTCCAGCCCTACCTGCCCATCGCCGTGGTCGCAGCGCTGGACACCCTCGCCGGCGGTCTGCGGGCCAGCCTCGACGGCGCGTTCGACTCCCATGTCTTCATCACCTCGTTCCTGTTCAACGTGCTGATCGCGGCTTTCCTCGTCTTCCTCGGCGATCAGCTCGGGGTGGGCTCGCAGCTCTCCACCGCGGTCATCGTGGTGCTCGGGATCCGCATCTTCTCCAACGCCGCCGCGATCCGGCGCCTCCTGTTCCGGTCATGA
- a CDS encoding DUF881 domain-containing protein — protein sequence MRDPEHETPHGETPYSPTSLLRALTANPYSVAPLRPQEHPAAEAAPPDNRYTRTITLLLALVLGFAVAVSVLDLRHEAAAEDSPRALLEAEVRQTRTEAEVLEDRRAELEEEIAGAQAAVLEVGDTGAAERLGAFEAAGTGVSLAGPGIVLEIDDSAPLPASPGVSTGTVNRVTDGDLQLSVNGLWAAGAEAIAVNGQRIGPTTAIRTAGSAVLVDFHPLSPPYRITALGDPQQLRTGFEDSAAGEHLKEISSRYGIRRSWEEAEDLAVPARSIGTLREAAVIDEGGEAASETVPTAPQPAPSTAATRGSEEDSP from the coding sequence ATGCGTGACCCCGAGCACGAGACTCCTCACGGCGAGACCCCGTACTCGCCGACCTCGCTGCTGCGCGCCCTGACCGCGAACCCGTACAGCGTGGCCCCGCTGCGTCCGCAGGAGCATCCGGCCGCCGAGGCCGCTCCGCCGGACAACCGGTACACCCGCACCATCACCCTGCTGCTGGCCCTGGTGCTCGGCTTCGCGGTCGCCGTCTCCGTGCTGGATCTGCGCCACGAGGCCGCCGCGGAGGACAGCCCGCGCGCCCTGCTCGAGGCGGAGGTGCGCCAGACCCGCACCGAGGCAGAGGTGCTCGAGGACCGCCGCGCGGAGCTCGAGGAAGAGATCGCGGGCGCCCAGGCGGCAGTGCTGGAAGTGGGCGATACGGGGGCGGCGGAACGGCTGGGGGCCTTCGAGGCGGCCGGCACCGGAGTGTCCCTGGCCGGGCCCGGCATCGTGCTCGAGATCGACGATTCCGCCCCGCTGCCCGCGAGCCCGGGCGTCAGCACCGGCACGGTCAACCGGGTCACCGATGGGGACCTGCAGCTCTCTGTCAACGGGCTGTGGGCCGCCGGCGCCGAGGCGATCGCCGTGAACGGGCAGCGGATCGGCCCCACCACGGCGATCCGCACCGCCGGCTCCGCGGTGCTGGTCGACTTCCATCCCCTGTCCCCGCCCTACCGGATCACCGCGCTCGGTGACCCCCAGCAGCTGCGCACGGGGTTCGAGGACTCGGCGGCGGGGGAGCACCTGAAGGAGATCTCCTCCCGCTACGGCATCCGCAGGTCCTGGGAGGAGGCGGAGGATCTCGCCGTCCCGGCCCGGTCCATCGGCACCCTGCGGGAGGCCGCGGTCATCGACGAGGGCGGGGAGGCCGCCTCCGAGACCGTGCCGACCGCGCCGCAGCCCGCGCCATCGACCGCCGCCACGCGCGGCAGCGAGGAGGATTCCCCGTGA
- a CDS encoding J domain-containing protein: MAITHYEVLGVDQNATRAEITAAFRAQMRALHADVGGDDELAKNVSSAYNVLSNATKRAAYDRTLGQRRASSPAPGHATPDGESRQAARTERNRVFTPEDGGRGASFSMLSVDPSTWAWHVAARSEDDPAETAGTGPRSVLRTVLTVLSFLAWAAAGAAAASTLGLPLARIGALSVPLALLSGFIIHLVWSALMVTLAVLHRWGLAFSLILALAAAVVIYLDAGTPLPMIGAGLCYLASMATTYASFGVALTRAGSREGNGVIDSSFITQVGATTLGDRHADIDRLLGALKLAFGHRTGARVILLPDRVTPRPGSSPVRAQVAVVVGKTLHLIAIPPLGRDGLEISGSDVISDGQVHRNVVRDEVAALAERFGRGGQARGYVVPTRLTTEPPADTQAHGVVFGSLGQVIDAIGSAAGADLDKEDALYRHRALESMSLLV; the protein is encoded by the coding sequence ATGGCGATCACCCACTACGAGGTCTTGGGGGTGGACCAGAACGCCACGCGCGCGGAGATCACCGCTGCCTTCCGCGCCCAGATGCGGGCACTGCACGCCGATGTCGGTGGGGACGACGAGCTCGCCAAGAACGTCAGCTCCGCCTACAACGTGCTGTCCAACGCGACCAAGCGCGCTGCTTACGACCGAACACTCGGCCAGCGCCGGGCCTCGAGCCCCGCCCCCGGGCACGCTACGCCGGACGGCGAGTCCCGGCAGGCTGCACGCACGGAACGGAACCGGGTTTTCACCCCGGAAGATGGCGGCCGCGGTGCATCGTTCTCGATGCTGAGCGTGGACCCTTCCACATGGGCGTGGCATGTCGCCGCCAGGAGCGAGGACGACCCCGCGGAGACCGCTGGCACGGGTCCCCGCTCCGTCCTGCGGACAGTGCTGACGGTGCTGTCCTTCCTCGCCTGGGCCGCCGCGGGCGCCGCGGCCGCGTCGACGCTGGGGCTGCCGCTGGCGCGTATCGGTGCCCTGTCCGTCCCACTGGCGCTGCTGAGCGGCTTCATCATTCATCTGGTGTGGTCGGCACTCATGGTCACGCTGGCCGTCCTGCACCGGTGGGGACTGGCATTCTCGCTGATTCTGGCCCTCGCCGCGGCCGTGGTCATCTACCTCGATGCCGGCACTCCCCTGCCGATGATCGGGGCCGGGCTGTGCTACCTCGCCTCCATGGCCACGACCTACGCGTCCTTCGGCGTGGCGTTGACCCGAGCCGGGTCCCGTGAGGGCAACGGGGTGATCGATTCCTCGTTCATCACTCAGGTCGGCGCGACGACCCTCGGTGATCGCCACGCCGACATCGATCGACTGCTCGGGGCGTTGAAGCTCGCGTTCGGCCACCGGACGGGAGCGCGGGTGATCCTACTGCCGGACCGCGTCACCCCACGCCCGGGTAGCTCTCCGGTCCGTGCTCAGGTCGCGGTGGTGGTCGGGAAGACCCTCCACCTGATCGCGATCCCGCCGTTGGGTCGGGACGGGCTGGAGATCTCCGGCTCGGACGTCATCAGCGACGGCCAGGTCCACCGCAACGTCGTGCGCGACGAGGTCGCCGCTCTCGCGGAACGCTTTGGCCGCGGTGGCCAGGCCCGCGGCTACGTCGTGCCCACGCGTCTCACCACCGAGCCACCGGCAGATACCCAGGCTCACGGAGTGGTGTTCGGGTCACTCGGCCAGGTCATCGACGCCATCGGTTCCGCCGCTGGCGCAGACCTCGACAAAGAGGACGCCCTGTACCGTCACCGCGCACTGGAGTCAATGTCGCTGCTGGTATGA
- a CDS encoding helix-turn-helix domain-containing protein produces the protein MPDTPKPEDSPTEDVPHLAERLDLLFRTVPLTPDSAKLHTSTSVVEALAEQGISVTPNHIRALRTGRRNNPSFRLLAGLADIFRVPLDYFVNDTVAGELHDSLEALAVIRDTGVQQIMLRAHGVSSESLDSVLALLDQIRRIEGLDDPDAQNSQGS, from the coding sequence ATGCCGGACACCCCGAAGCCGGAGGACTCACCCACCGAAGACGTTCCGCACCTCGCAGAGCGACTCGACCTGCTCTTCCGCACGGTGCCTCTCACCCCAGACAGCGCCAAGCTCCACACATCGACCAGCGTTGTCGAGGCCCTCGCCGAGCAGGGCATATCGGTCACCCCGAACCACATCCGCGCGTTGAGAACAGGCAGACGAAACAACCCCTCCTTTCGCCTCCTCGCAGGGCTTGCCGACATCTTCCGTGTACCGCTGGACTACTTCGTCAACGACACCGTCGCAGGCGAGCTCCACGACTCCCTCGAAGCACTTGCCGTCATCCGCGACACCGGCGTGCAACAGATCATGCTGCGCGCGCATGGGGTCTCCAGCGAGAGTCTCGACTCCGTGCTTGCGCTGCTCGACCAGATCCGCCGTATCGAAGGACTCGACGATCCAGACGCGCAGAACAGCCAAGGAAGCTGA
- a CDS encoding alpha/beta hydrolase fold domain-containing protein encodes MIHTVSPTQSTAKGTVLYLHGGAWMNEAVIQHWWLIQELAVEASVNVVVPVYPLVQAGGTARTVLPRIAELARSVEGPLILMGDSAGGTIAISTNLMLRNEGSPADLTVLVSPALDLRMENPEIDAVQPSDPWLVKQGQLLLSEMWTEEQFDDPVINPILADPDGIGRLLIFSGTRDILNPDTRLFVQHAKQAGSDVAYHEAAGQLHVYPLLPTPEAKSARREIAEAVRDLVTAHRDSR; translated from the coding sequence ATGATCCACACGGTCTCCCCCACGCAGTCCACCGCCAAGGGAACAGTCCTCTACCTTCACGGCGGAGCATGGATGAACGAAGCGGTCATACAGCACTGGTGGCTGATCCAGGAGCTCGCCGTCGAGGCTTCAGTGAACGTCGTGGTCCCGGTCTACCCACTCGTGCAAGCCGGAGGAACCGCCAGAACGGTCCTGCCGCGGATCGCAGAACTCGCCCGCAGCGTCGAAGGACCGCTGATCCTCATGGGCGATTCCGCCGGCGGAACAATCGCGATCTCCACCAACCTGATGCTCAGAAACGAAGGTTCCCCAGCCGATCTCACTGTTCTCGTCTCACCCGCTCTAGACCTGCGGATGGAGAACCCGGAGATCGACGCCGTACAACCCTCAGACCCGTGGCTCGTGAAGCAGGGCCAGCTCCTCCTGAGCGAAATGTGGACCGAGGAGCAGTTCGACGACCCCGTCATCAACCCCATCCTCGCCGACCCGGATGGAATCGGGAGACTCCTCATCTTCAGCGGCACCCGCGACATCCTGAACCCCGACACCCGACTCTTCGTCCAGCACGCCAAGCAGGCCGGCAGCGATGTCGCCTATCACGAAGCAGCCGGCCAACTCCATGTCTACCCGCTCCTCCCGACCCCCGAGGCGAAATCGGCGAGACGAGAGATCGCAGAGGCGGTGAGGGATCTCGTCACGGCCCACCGGGACTCGCGATGA
- a CDS encoding DUF7455 domain-containing protein, translating to MSTTTFSRIPAATPLSVPPRRADTLFGSSPTVASERQSCDRCPSASAKVRVDYGTGPVYLCGHHARKGWVVLERTALRIRADVPTGSFYLPMPPRKSEK from the coding sequence ATGAGCACCACAACGTTTTCCCGTATTCCTGCTGCGACGCCATTGTCGGTGCCGCCCCGGCGTGCCGACACGCTGTTCGGCTCGTCCCCGACCGTTGCCTCCGAGCGGCAGTCCTGCGACCGGTGCCCGTCAGCGTCAGCGAAGGTCAGGGTCGATTACGGCACGGGGCCGGTGTACCTGTGCGGTCACCACGCCCGGAAGGGCTGGGTCGTGCTCGAACGCACCGCGCTGCGGATCCGCGCTGATGTGCCCACCGGCTCGTTCTACCTGCCGATGCCGCCCCGCAAGTCCGAGAAGTAG
- a CDS encoding HNH endonuclease family protein: MSSRTKPSRFGRLRGILAVVVVIVLMGWFATENREALTKVYSTITEALPTSSQAQPVPDGAWLESGPTSIDPQQLASLDVAEQDRSEDDYERDEFGDGWASVGDGCDTRDQILNRDLVEITYEDGSDCEATDGTLHDPYTGITIDGNLSEDVQIDHIVSLSDAWYSGAEDWSSEKREAFANDSANLVAVDASANMSKSDDSIAEWYPGWDAPSDVAECRYAAQYVDVLAIYDLSVTSDDYKMLKKLETDCEELA; this comes from the coding sequence ATGAGCTCGAGAACCAAGCCTTCCCGTTTTGGCCGCCTGCGCGGGATCCTCGCCGTCGTGGTGGTCATCGTGTTGATGGGGTGGTTCGCCACCGAGAACCGCGAGGCGTTGACGAAGGTCTACTCCACGATCACCGAGGCCCTGCCGACCTCATCGCAGGCACAGCCCGTCCCGGACGGCGCGTGGCTGGAATCGGGGCCGACGAGCATCGACCCGCAGCAGCTGGCGAGCCTGGACGTGGCCGAGCAGGACCGCTCCGAGGACGACTACGAGCGGGACGAGTTCGGTGACGGCTGGGCGTCCGTCGGGGACGGCTGCGACACCCGCGACCAGATCCTGAACCGTGACCTGGTCGAGATCACCTACGAGGACGGGTCCGACTGCGAGGCCACGGATGGGACCCTGCACGACCCGTACACGGGGATCACAATCGACGGAAACCTGAGCGAGGACGTGCAGATCGACCACATCGTCTCCCTCAGCGACGCCTGGTATTCCGGCGCCGAGGACTGGAGCAGCGAGAAGCGGGAGGCCTTCGCGAACGACTCGGCAAACCTCGTCGCCGTCGACGCCTCAGCGAACATGTCGAAGAGCGACGACTCCATCGCCGAGTGGTATCCCGGTTGGGACGCGCCCAGCGATGTCGCCGAGTGCCGGTACGCCGCGCAGTATGTGGACGTGCTTGCCATCTACGATCTGTCGGTAACCAGCGATGACTACAAGATGTTGAAGAAGCTCGAGACCGACTGCGAAGAACTCGCCTGA
- a CDS encoding HD domain-containing protein: MMDVPGRQTGQECPIRHGDRPGSVGRGASDAARALMHSHLRDLPRRRAHSEGVARAMNDLYASAHPTVRVVAIAAGLVHDIGYGTVRTGLHSLDGATALEGTPLQFLAPLVAWHSTAAQESATRGIPIEVPQPEDPRMRAALWIADFSTSPTGRPIAPVDRIVDIRERYAPDSPVIAALDAGMADFIAALRLWGRHGEADAVGAADT; the protein is encoded by the coding sequence ATGATGGACGTCCCAGGACGCCAAACCGGCCAGGAATGTCCCATTCGCCACGGCGACAGGCCCGGCAGCGTCGGCCGGGGCGCCTCCGATGCGGCCCGCGCACTGATGCACTCCCATCTGCGTGATCTGCCACGGCGCCGCGCCCACAGCGAAGGCGTCGCCCGCGCGATGAATGACCTTTACGCCTCGGCCCACCCGACCGTCCGCGTCGTAGCCATAGCAGCGGGCCTCGTCCACGACATCGGATACGGCACGGTCCGCACCGGGCTCCACAGTCTGGACGGCGCCACAGCATTGGAAGGCACGCCGCTGCAGTTCCTGGCCCCGCTGGTGGCGTGGCATTCGACCGCGGCGCAGGAATCGGCAACACGCGGCATACCGATCGAGGTCCCGCAGCCGGAAGACCCGAGGATGCGGGCGGCGCTGTGGATCGCGGATTTCTCAACGTCTCCGACAGGTCGGCCTATCGCGCCGGTGGATCGCATCGTCGACATCCGGGAGAGGTACGCGCCGGATTCACCGGTGATCGCCGCGCTGGACGCCGGGATGGCGGACTTCATCGCTGCACTCCGCCTGTGGGGCCGTCACGGAGAGGCTGACGCCGTGGGCGCCGCTGATACCTGA
- the cmtR gene encoding Cd(II)/Pb(II)-sensing metalloregulatory transcriptional regulator CmtR, producing the protein MLTKASRLEVMNRLGRAMADPTRSRILLSLLDHPGYPAVLAEELSLTRTNVSNHLSCLRGCGIVVASPEGRRTRYEIADAHLTKALSVLVDTVLAVDDGLPCTDEDCDVPLCCDASVEVRSEAGAR; encoded by the coding sequence ATGCTGACTAAAGCTTCGCGTCTTGAGGTCATGAATCGGCTCGGCCGGGCCATGGCCGACCCCACTCGCTCCCGCATCCTGCTGTCCCTCCTCGACCATCCCGGCTATCCCGCGGTACTAGCCGAGGAGCTGTCGCTGACCCGTACGAACGTATCCAATCACCTCTCCTGCCTGCGCGGCTGCGGCATCGTGGTCGCATCCCCCGAGGGGCGACGCACGCGCTACGAGATCGCCGACGCGCACCTGACCAAGGCACTCTCGGTCCTTGTCGATACCGTGCTCGCGGTTGACGACGGCCTTCCGTGCACTGACGAGGACTGTGACGTCCCGCTGTGCTGCGACGCCTCCGTTGAGGTGCGCTCCGAGGCGGGTGCGCGATGA